One region of Eupeodes corollae chromosome 1, idEupCoro1.1, whole genome shotgun sequence genomic DNA includes:
- the LOC129939358 gene encoding uncharacterized protein LOC129939358, producing the protein MNKSVVVTIIFALTCIFLEIQECTSNEISNKLKEVSDVCRNRESTPQNLIEKIRFSDLDGIKDIEKIAKCHIKCMMEVFEVLDNGNLSDKFFVQKLAPHIGESKAHELYAFCKDESGSDEDDECDRPFKIFVCLKKLSDIFNY; encoded by the exons atgaataagtCAGTCGTcgtaacaattatttttgcattAACTTGCATTTTCCTAGAAATTCAA gAATGTACATCGAAtgaaatatcaaacaaattaaaagaagtttcAGATGTTTGCCGAAATAGAGAATCAACACCTCAGAATTTGATTGAGAAAATCAGATTTAGTGATTTAGATGGCATCAaggatattgaaaaaattgctAAATGTCACATCAAGTGTATGATggaagtttttgaagttttggaCAATGGAAACTTGAGtgataaattttttgttcaaaaactagCACCTCATATTGGCGAATCGAAAGCACATGAACTATATGCTTTTTGTAAAGATGAATCTGGTTCCGATGAAGATGATGAGTGTGATAGACCCTTTAAGATTTTTGTGTGtctcaaaaaattaagtgatatttttaactattga